From Microbacterium invictum, the proteins below share one genomic window:
- a CDS encoding ABC transporter substrate-binding protein has translation MIQRRILAASVLVAAAGLTLTACSTTPAGESDAEPGGSITIAWQSTEAPSLKPVIEAFKEENPGVEVTLVEASIEQYFASLPTQLSSGSAPDVFLVWAGWGNAVAQKQLAQYGYLEDLSGEDFVSEIPEGIAGATQTDDKTYMMPTTMLGFSQWYNMDALEEAGLTPPSTVDELFQFCADATAADKIPYAQGSATASSNSRGFNGFYADLMDGRTIAEVMEPISDGTSTYAESDVWVEGMEQYQRMIEAGCFPSDAVAIDQAAEDDLFVSGEALGSMAPTNQKTAWVAKAPDGNFELHPATENILLYNNKGAAVNAASKNKELAIAFVNFFSQPEQRAAFAAGLAGVLPAIPVDEPIEDPNLQLLADKQAAGETVGFYAQFWEDPKLDSVEMSSIQAMYLGQNTAADVIAALDAEQAAFLADK, from the coding sequence ATGATTCAACGGCGAATCCTTGCTGCATCCGTTCTCGTGGCGGCGGCCGGGCTCACGCTCACGGCCTGCTCCACGACGCCTGCCGGCGAATCCGACGCCGAACCCGGCGGCTCCATCACGATCGCCTGGCAGTCGACCGAGGCTCCCTCGCTCAAGCCGGTCATCGAGGCGTTCAAGGAGGAGAACCCAGGCGTCGAGGTGACGCTCGTGGAGGCGAGTATCGAGCAGTACTTCGCCTCGCTCCCGACGCAGCTCAGCTCGGGCTCGGCGCCCGATGTCTTCCTGGTGTGGGCGGGGTGGGGCAACGCCGTCGCCCAGAAGCAGCTCGCCCAGTACGGATATCTCGAGGATCTCTCCGGCGAGGACTTCGTCAGCGAGATCCCGGAGGGCATCGCGGGCGCCACGCAGACCGACGACAAGACCTACATGATGCCGACGACGATGCTCGGCTTCTCGCAGTGGTACAACATGGACGCGCTCGAGGAGGCCGGCCTGACTCCGCCGTCGACGGTGGACGAGCTGTTCCAGTTCTGCGCCGACGCGACGGCCGCCGACAAGATCCCTTACGCCCAGGGGTCGGCGACGGCCTCCAGCAACTCGCGGGGCTTCAACGGCTTCTACGCCGACCTCATGGACGGCCGGACGATCGCCGAGGTGATGGAGCCGATCTCGGACGGGACGTCCACTTATGCCGAAAGCGATGTCTGGGTCGAGGGCATGGAGCAGTATCAGCGCATGATCGAGGCGGGATGCTTCCCCTCCGACGCGGTCGCGATCGACCAGGCCGCGGAGGACGATCTCTTCGTCTCCGGCGAGGCGCTGGGGTCGATGGCCCCCACCAACCAGAAGACGGCGTGGGTCGCAAAGGCGCCGGACGGCAATTTCGAGCTGCACCCCGCGACGGAGAACATCCTCCTCTACAACAACAAGGGTGCTGCGGTGAATGCCGCGTCGAAGAACAAGGAGCTCGCGATCGCCTTCGTGAACTTCTTCAGCCAGCCCGAGCAGCGCGCCGCCTTCGCAGCGGGACTCGCAGGCGTGCTCCCGGCGATCCCGGTCGACGAGCCGATCGAAGACCCCAACCTCCAGCTGCTCGCCGACAAGCAGGCGGCCGGTGAGACGGTCGGGTTCTACGCCCAGTTCTGGGAGGACCCGAAGCTTGACTCCGTGGAGATGTCGTCGATCCAGGCGATGTACCTCGGTCAGAACACCGCCGCGGATGTGATCGCCGCGCTCGACGCCGAGCAGGCCGCGTTCCTGGCGGACAAGTAG
- a CDS encoding carbohydrate ABC transporter permease, producing the protein MNRYTWKTGVREGAMILLAACTLFPIYILVNIAIRPVTDISSPLIPTTTPTLDNFVAAWNGSGLGDALINSFLITAVTVLLLILLSSLAAYGIVRMTEGWSNVAFYFFMIGLFLPVQLGMIPLYRFFAANELLGSIFPIILIYLGLRMPFTVFLYVQFMRQIPKEYEESASMDGATPLQAFFRVVFPLSSAVTGTAVILNSLFTWNDFMLPLLYLGGTTNRTVPVAIYSFVGDAFTNWPVLFACLLIGMLPVLIVFLIVQKSLIRGFASGIKG; encoded by the coding sequence ATGAACCGCTACACCTGGAAGACGGGCGTCCGAGAAGGCGCCATGATCCTGCTCGCCGCCTGCACGCTGTTCCCCATCTACATCCTCGTCAACATCGCGATCCGCCCGGTGACCGACATCTCGTCGCCACTCATCCCCACGACCACTCCCACGCTCGACAACTTCGTGGCCGCGTGGAACGGCTCGGGCCTCGGGGACGCCCTCATCAACAGCTTCCTCATCACGGCCGTCACGGTGCTGTTGCTGATACTGCTGTCATCCCTCGCCGCCTACGGGATCGTGCGCATGACGGAGGGGTGGTCGAACGTCGCCTTCTACTTCTTCATGATCGGCCTGTTCCTCCCGGTCCAGCTCGGGATGATCCCGCTGTACCGGTTCTTCGCGGCCAACGAGCTCCTGGGCTCGATCTTCCCGATCATCCTCATCTACCTCGGTCTCCGGATGCCGTTCACGGTGTTCCTCTACGTGCAGTTCATGCGCCAGATCCCGAAGGAGTACGAGGAGTCGGCGTCCATGGACGGCGCGACACCGCTGCAGGCCTTCTTCCGCGTGGTGTTCCCGCTGTCGTCGGCGGTGACGGGGACCGCGGTCATCCTGAACTCCCTGTTCACGTGGAACGACTTCATGCTCCCGCTGCTCTACCTCGGAGGAACGACCAACCGCACCGTTCCGGTCGCCATCTACTCGTTCGTCGGCGATGCCTTCACCAACTGGCCGGTGCTGTTCGCCTGCCTCCTCATCGGCATGCTTCCCGTGCTCATCGTCTTCCTCATCGTTCAGAAGTCCCTGATCCGGGGATTCGCGAGCGGCATCAAGGGCTGA
- a CDS encoding sugar phosphate isomerase/epimerase family protein: MTDDIRFGANIITFFESAWWGLTPKMRHAEWNAEVLSDPRRYFDGMLDGVRDAGLKGLELAPDPGGFEGALRAYGSAAAFRRALDERGLVLTSSYGPGRVYVGEAMRDALLIPRADDYIRRHCEFLVELGADTITFGNVPRSRFGLGDPDDSATPEDFTAPVAREVHEQYAEHMNRLGAITRTFGVKMAIHTDAYSICSRNDDIATVLSLTDPDTVQLCPDAGHITLDGGDAVEVLRRHIDRIPTMHWKDCIGPLGGHTLRGDAKARHDVMLTYFRILGTGMVDWREWMSILREHGWSGWAIEEIDNSFDPVGELSQGLEYFRRELEPVGVRG, from the coding sequence ATGACCGACGACATCCGCTTCGGAGCGAACATCATCACGTTCTTCGAGAGCGCGTGGTGGGGGCTGACGCCGAAGATGCGCCACGCCGAGTGGAACGCCGAGGTGCTCTCCGACCCGCGGCGCTACTTCGACGGGATGCTCGACGGCGTGCGGGATGCGGGCCTCAAGGGACTCGAACTCGCGCCCGATCCCGGTGGCTTCGAGGGTGCGCTGCGCGCGTACGGCTCGGCCGCCGCCTTCCGCCGGGCGCTCGACGAGCGGGGCCTGGTGCTCACGTCGAGCTACGGACCCGGGCGCGTCTACGTCGGGGAGGCCATGCGCGACGCCTTGCTGATCCCGCGCGCCGACGATTACATCCGGCGACACTGCGAGTTCCTCGTCGAGCTCGGCGCGGACACCATCACGTTCGGCAACGTCCCGCGATCCCGGTTCGGACTCGGCGACCCCGACGACTCCGCGACTCCGGAGGACTTCACCGCGCCCGTGGCCCGTGAGGTGCACGAGCAGTACGCGGAGCACATGAACCGGCTCGGCGCGATTACGCGCACGTTCGGCGTCAAGATGGCGATCCACACCGACGCGTACTCGATCTGCTCGCGCAACGACGACATCGCCACGGTGCTCTCGCTCACCGACCCCGACACCGTCCAGCTCTGCCCCGATGCGGGACACATCACGCTCGACGGCGGCGACGCCGTCGAAGTGCTCCGCCGGCACATCGACCGGATCCCGACCATGCACTGGAAGGACTGCATCGGACCGCTCGGCGGTCACACCCTCCGCGGTGACGCCAAAGCCCGCCACGACGTGATGCTCACGTACTTCCGCATCCTCGGCACCGGCATGGTCGACTGGAGGGAATGGATGTCCATCCTCCGCGAGCACGGCTGGAGCGGCTGGGCG
- a CDS encoding Gfo/Idh/MocA family oxidoreductase, whose translation MRELNVAIIGGGFMGQAHSLAYAVGPLGADLGATVRRAVLVDNDAAVAQSAAARLGWAEWATDWREVVARDDIDIIDICTPPQLHEEIALAALAAGKHVFCEKPITNISTEAERMVEAARAAGVVTQVGFNYRHTPAIAFTRRLLDEGKLGVPLQFRGTYLQETGFYNTDPNRWRARKATGGSGASGDIGSHVVDAAEYLLGDIVRVNALLRSKGAGAETGWRDDAERIDDDLIDDGGVWICQFASGAIGTFAASSYSSGRKNRLFFELDASRGAVEFDWNSREEFRVSYVDEATDHRGFRTVHTNTEHPDGWWRLAGLGTGYVEISAIQFQKFIRAIVHGDDVERPDFAHALHIQQVMDAVAESAITGEWVDVPRSERS comes from the coding sequence GTGAGAGAACTGAATGTCGCCATCATCGGCGGCGGCTTCATGGGACAGGCGCACAGCCTCGCCTACGCGGTCGGACCGCTCGGCGCGGACCTCGGGGCCACCGTGCGCCGTGCGGTCCTCGTCGACAACGACGCCGCGGTCGCGCAGAGCGCCGCGGCGCGCCTCGGCTGGGCCGAATGGGCGACGGACTGGCGCGAGGTCGTCGCACGAGACGACATCGACATCATCGACATCTGCACCCCGCCGCAGCTGCACGAGGAGATCGCCCTCGCGGCCCTCGCCGCCGGGAAGCACGTCTTCTGCGAGAAGCCGATCACCAACATCTCGACCGAGGCCGAGCGGATGGTCGAGGCCGCACGCGCCGCCGGCGTCGTCACCCAGGTGGGCTTCAACTACCGGCACACGCCGGCGATCGCGTTCACCCGTCGTCTGCTCGACGAGGGGAAGCTCGGCGTCCCCCTGCAGTTCCGCGGCACGTATCTCCAGGAGACCGGGTTCTACAACACCGACCCGAACCGCTGGCGGGCGCGCAAGGCGACCGGCGGATCCGGGGCATCCGGCGACATCGGATCCCACGTTGTCGACGCCGCCGAGTACCTGCTCGGCGACATCGTGCGGGTCAACGCCCTGCTGCGCTCCAAGGGCGCCGGCGCCGAGACCGGATGGCGCGACGACGCCGAGCGCATCGACGACGACCTCATCGACGACGGCGGTGTGTGGATCTGCCAGTTCGCCTCGGGTGCCATCGGCACGTTCGCCGCGAGCTCCTACTCCTCGGGCCGCAAGAACCGGCTCTTCTTCGAGCTGGACGCCTCACGCGGCGCGGTCGAGTTCGACTGGAACAGCCGCGAGGAGTTCCGCGTCTCGTATGTCGACGAGGCCACCGATCACCGCGGGTTCCGCACGGTGCACACGAACACCGAGCACCCCGACGGCTGGTGGCGCCTGGCGGGCCTCGGCACCGGCTACGTCGAGATCTCCGCCATCCAGTTCCAGAAGTTCATCCGCGCGATCGTCCACGGCGACGACGTCGAGCGCCCGGACTTCGCCCATGCGCTCCACATCCAGCAGGTGATGGACGCGGTCGCCGAGTCGGCGATCACCGGTGAATGGGTCGACGTGCCCCGGTCGGAGCGGTCATGA
- a CDS encoding NADPH-dependent FMN reductase gives MLNVTIVVGNPKPMSRTRLIAETLVEKLIPADVRTLDVIDLADYLDEVLRWQSESMAALTDAVARSDLAVFATPTYKATYTGLLKCFLDRYPANGLAGVTAIPVHTGADLTHSMGATFTLAPLLAELGAIVPGRGFHLPMGQLAELDEATERAAAEYTANLRRIARLAPALA, from the coding sequence ATGCTGAACGTCACGATCGTCGTCGGGAACCCCAAGCCGATGTCCCGCACGCGCCTCATCGCGGAGACCCTCGTCGAGAAGCTGATCCCGGCAGACGTGCGCACCCTTGACGTGATCGATCTCGCGGACTACCTCGACGAGGTCCTCCGGTGGCAGTCGGAGTCGATGGCGGCGCTGACGGATGCCGTCGCCCGCAGCGATCTGGCTGTGTTCGCGACGCCGACTTACAAGGCGACGTACACCGGGCTGCTGAAGTGCTTCCTCGACCGCTATCCGGCGAACGGGCTGGCGGGTGTCACGGCGATCCCCGTGCACACGGGCGCGGATCTCACGCACTCCATGGGCGCCACGTTCACGCTCGCGCCGTTGCTGGCCGAGCTCGGCGCGATCGTCCCGGGCAGAGGCTTCCACCTGCCCATGGGGCAGCTCGCGGAATTGGACGAGGCGACCGAGCGCGCCGCCGCGGAGTACACCGCCAACCTGCGCCGCATCGCGCGGCTCGCTCCCGCGCTGGCGTAG
- a CDS encoding AraC family transcriptional regulator translates to MTLTAERPATVENRSIDELRIVHIPGGSTYRVDATESDRWPYLALFARTGPAQVRGRLQLDLGDGDFTVLGNSAPVEIRALEDASVLAILVPAASLGPQAGRMKDADATVWSTSDGTASIVAHLLNGLASQSREYVPTNPGQLAHHVVGMMALLCSDAGATADPHGRGRLMQLAKDFIEEHLADLDLGPDVVAAHANVSTRTLHRMFEAEGITVRGWVRSRRLEHCRIELADLAALHIPVSAVGSRWGLWDAAHFSRLFKSTYGASPRAYRARAVAERDESVAAGQRARSA, encoded by the coding sequence ATGACGCTCACGGCAGAACGACCCGCGACGGTGGAGAATCGCTCGATCGACGAGCTCCGGATCGTGCACATCCCCGGCGGCAGCACATACCGCGTGGACGCGACGGAATCGGACCGCTGGCCATATCTCGCCCTGTTCGCCCGCACGGGGCCGGCGCAGGTGCGGGGCCGGCTGCAGCTCGACCTCGGCGACGGCGACTTCACGGTGCTCGGCAACAGCGCGCCGGTCGAGATCCGGGCCCTGGAGGACGCGTCGGTTCTGGCGATCCTGGTTCCCGCCGCATCGCTCGGCCCGCAGGCGGGACGGATGAAGGATGCCGATGCCACCGTCTGGTCGACCTCCGACGGGACCGCGAGCATCGTCGCCCACCTCCTGAACGGGCTGGCCAGCCAGTCGCGCGAGTACGTCCCCACCAACCCCGGGCAGCTCGCGCACCACGTCGTCGGCATGATGGCGCTGCTCTGCTCCGACGCGGGCGCGACCGCAGACCCGCACGGCCGCGGCCGCCTCATGCAACTCGCGAAGGACTTCATCGAGGAGCATCTCGCCGACCTCGACCTCGGTCCCGACGTCGTCGCCGCGCATGCCAACGTGTCCACGCGCACGCTGCACCGCATGTTCGAGGCCGAGGGCATCACGGTGCGCGGCTGGGTCCGCTCCCGCCGGCTCGAGCACTGCCGGATCGAGCTCGCCGATCTCGCGGCGCTCCATATCCCGGTCAGTGCCGTCGGCTCGCGATGGGGACTGTGGGATGCCGCGCACTTCAGCCGGCTCTTCAAGAGCACCTACGGCGCCTCGCCGAGGGCGTACCGCGCTCGCGCCGTCGCCGAGCGCGACGAGTCCGTCGCGGCCGGGCAGCGCGCTCGCTCCGCCTGA
- a CDS encoding VOC family protein — protein sequence MTSNGEVTIQAGPRHVIRRQAPVAPTQLRVPAATYRDHVHTIDHIGILVPDLEAAIARWGVVLQCDFSPIGRYRSAHYVDSADGIPHLHDARFSVSRSRAPYIELLEAVGEGSHAPSRLGVHHFAIRVPRADVEAERQGLGLIAHSREPDGRMHICFTDPAALDGVSLEFVSDFPGPILSDDGSPAWRDPGTGQASLWGPA from the coding sequence ATGACAAGTAACGGCGAGGTCACGATCCAGGCCGGTCCGAGGCACGTCATCCGCAGGCAAGCGCCCGTCGCGCCGACGCAACTGCGTGTGCCCGCGGCGACCTACCGTGACCATGTGCACACGATCGATCACATCGGCATCCTGGTTCCCGACCTCGAGGCGGCCATCGCCCGATGGGGCGTCGTCCTGCAGTGCGATTTCAGCCCGATCGGCCGCTACCGGTCCGCGCACTACGTCGATTCGGCGGACGGCATCCCCCACCTCCACGACGCCCGCTTCAGCGTCTCGCGGTCGCGCGCGCCGTACATCGAGCTGCTCGAGGCCGTGGGAGAGGGCAGCCACGCCCCCTCGCGTCTCGGAGTGCACCATTTCGCCATCCGGGTGCCGCGCGCCGACGTGGAGGCCGAGCGTCAGGGACTCGGCCTGATCGCGCACTCGCGCGAACCCGACGGCCGCATGCACATCTGCTTCACCGACCCGGCGGCGCTCGACGGGGTGTCGCTCGAGTTCGTCTCGGACTTCCCCGGTCCGATCCTCTCCGATGACGGCAGCCCCGCCTGGCGTGATCCCGGGACCGGCCAAGCGTCGCTGTGGGGTCCTGCGTGA
- a CDS encoding FAD-linked oxidase C-terminal domain-containing protein, which translates to MSAQTIELLPVHDLVGELRGAIEGEVSDAAGRRALYTTDASNYRIVPAAVVAPRTTADLLAATEIARRHGIPLTLRGAGTSIAGNAIGPGVVVDTSVHLNRILDIDPAARTARVEPGVIISSLNRAASPHGLRFGPDPSTHMRATIGGVLGNNACGAHGLAYGRAADNVIELDVVDGLGRRFTAGDGLDPVPGLANLVSANLAVLRTEFGTFGRQVSGYSLEHLLPENGAGLARALVGTEGTVVTMLEATVKLVPAAPAPALVVLGYADMASAADAVPALLPFRPLAIEGLDARLVEVIRRHRGAGAVPDLPAGNGWLLVEAGGADAAEALENARAIAAAGGTSAVRIVPAGTEASALWRIREDGAGLAGRTPQGRQAWPGWEDAAVPPARLGAYLREFETLMRTHGVEGLPYGHFGDGCIHVRLDIPLEADGTALRSFMHDAAELVVRHGGSLSGEHGDGRARSELLALMYSSEALELQARFKALFDPDALLNPGVIVDPAPLDAGLRRPAARPLPAAGGFSFAHDGGDFTRAVHRCVGVGKCRADTGGFMCPSFQASKDENDVTRGRARMLQEMANGSLIAGGWDSAEVHDALDLCLSCKACSRDCPAGVDMAQYKSEVLYRSFRGRLRPVSHYVLGWLPRWAKVAGIAPRLVNAVAGIGPLRRLGMRLGGMDPRRGMPAFAATPYRSRKRRSPHRPAAGTPVVLWVDSFSDSFHPDAVAATIAVLEDAGYSVRIPDEDLCCGLTWISTGQLDGARRRLAKLLDALGPFAAAGTPIVGIEPSCTAVLRGDLVDLFPDDARASAVAGATRTLAEALEAAAWQPPRRDGLEVVVQPHCHQYSVMGFQADRELLAQAGVRVTELAGCCGLAGNFGMELGHYETSVKVADHALLPAIAQMGEDAILLADGFSCRTQASQLAGASAVTLAELLDPRRA; encoded by the coding sequence GTGAGCGCGCAGACCATCGAGCTCCTCCCCGTCCACGACCTCGTCGGCGAGCTGCGCGGCGCGATCGAGGGGGAGGTATCGGATGCCGCGGGCCGCCGCGCGCTGTACACCACGGATGCCTCCAACTACCGGATCGTGCCCGCGGCGGTCGTCGCTCCGCGGACGACGGCGGATCTGCTCGCCGCCACCGAGATCGCCCGGCGGCACGGCATCCCCCTCACCCTCCGCGGCGCCGGCACGTCGATCGCGGGCAACGCGATCGGCCCGGGAGTGGTCGTCGACACCTCGGTGCACCTGAACCGGATCCTCGACATCGACCCCGCCGCGCGGACGGCCCGCGTCGAGCCCGGCGTCATCATCTCGTCGCTAAACCGGGCCGCCTCGCCGCACGGACTCCGGTTCGGTCCCGACCCGTCGACCCACATGCGGGCGACGATCGGCGGGGTGCTGGGCAACAACGCGTGCGGTGCGCACGGCCTCGCGTACGGCCGGGCGGCGGACAACGTGATCGAGCTCGACGTCGTCGACGGACTCGGGCGCCGGTTCACGGCCGGCGACGGCCTCGACCCCGTGCCGGGACTCGCAAACCTCGTGAGCGCCAACCTCGCCGTCCTGCGCACCGAGTTCGGTACCTTCGGCCGCCAGGTCAGCGGATACTCGCTCGAGCACCTCCTCCCCGAGAACGGAGCCGGTCTCGCCCGCGCGCTCGTGGGCACCGAGGGCACGGTCGTGACCATGCTGGAGGCGACGGTGAAGCTCGTGCCGGCGGCCCCGGCCCCCGCGCTCGTCGTGCTCGGTTACGCCGACATGGCATCGGCGGCCGACGCCGTCCCCGCCCTCCTGCCGTTCCGGCCGCTCGCGATCGAGGGCCTCGACGCCCGGCTGGTCGAGGTCATCCGCCGCCATCGCGGGGCCGGTGCGGTCCCCGACCTCCCCGCGGGCAACGGCTGGCTCCTGGTCGAAGCGGGAGGAGCGGATGCCGCAGAGGCTCTGGAGAACGCCCGCGCGATCGCCGCCGCCGGCGGGACGAGCGCCGTGCGCATCGTGCCAGCCGGCACCGAGGCATCCGCTCTCTGGCGCATTCGCGAGGACGGCGCCGGTCTGGCGGGTCGCACGCCCCAGGGCCGGCAGGCCTGGCCCGGATGGGAGGATGCCGCAGTCCCGCCCGCGCGGCTGGGTGCCTACCTGCGCGAGTTCGAGACGCTCATGCGCACGCACGGGGTCGAGGGGCTGCCGTACGGGCACTTCGGCGACGGCTGCATCCACGTCCGTCTCGACATCCCGCTGGAGGCGGACGGCACGGCGCTGCGCAGCTTCATGCACGACGCCGCCGAGCTCGTCGTGCGGCACGGCGGTTCGCTGTCCGGCGAGCACGGCGACGGTCGCGCGCGCAGCGAGCTGCTCGCGCTCATGTACTCGTCCGAAGCCCTCGAGCTCCAGGCGCGATTCAAGGCCCTCTTCGACCCCGACGCGCTACTCAACCCCGGAGTGATCGTCGACCCGGCGCCGCTCGATGCCGGCCTGCGGCGGCCGGCCGCACGCCCGCTCCCCGCCGCGGGCGGCTTCTCGTTCGCCCACGACGGCGGAGACTTCACGCGGGCTGTGCACCGCTGCGTCGGCGTCGGGAAGTGCCGAGCCGACACGGGCGGGTTCATGTGCCCGTCGTTCCAGGCGTCGAAGGACGAGAACGATGTGACCCGTGGGCGCGCCCGCATGCTCCAGGAGATGGCCAACGGCTCCCTGATCGCAGGCGGCTGGGACTCGGCTGAGGTGCACGACGCGCTCGACCTGTGCCTCAGCTGCAAGGCCTGCTCCCGCGACTGCCCGGCGGGCGTCGACATGGCGCAGTACAAGTCGGAGGTCCTGTACCGCAGCTTCCGTGGACGCCTGCGCCCGGTGTCGCACTACGTGCTCGGGTGGCTGCCGCGGTGGGCGAAGGTGGCGGGCATCGCGCCCCGCCTTGTGAACGCGGTGGCAGGCATCGGTCCGCTCCGTCGCCTCGGGATGCGTCTGGGAGGGATGGACCCGCGACGAGGGATGCCGGCGTTCGCGGCCACGCCGTACCGGTCCCGCAAGCGCCGGTCGCCGCACCGGCCCGCCGCGGGAACGCCGGTCGTGCTGTGGGTCGACAGCTTCAGCGACTCCTTCCATCCCGACGCCGTCGCCGCCACGATCGCCGTGCTCGAGGACGCCGGATACTCGGTGCGCATCCCCGACGAGGACCTCTGCTGCGGCCTGACGTGGATCAGCACCGGACAGCTCGACGGAGCGCGCCGCCGGCTGGCGAAGCTGCTCGACGCACTCGGGCCCTTCGCCGCTGCGGGCACGCCGATCGTCGGGATCGAGCCGTCGTGCACGGCCGTGCTGCGCGGCGATCTGGTCGATCTGTTCCCCGACGACGCCCGGGCGAGCGCGGTCGCGGGCGCGACGCGCACCCTGGCCGAGGCGCTCGAGGCGGCCGCGTGGCAGCCGCCGCGGCGTGACGGCCTCGAGGTGGTCGTGCAGCCCCACTGCCACCAGTACTCGGTGATGGGATTCCAGGCCGATCGCGAACTCCTCGCGCAGGCGGGCGTGCGCGTCACGGAACTCGCGGGATGCTGCGGCCTCGCGGGCAACTTCGGTATGGAGCTGGGGCACTACGAGACCTCCGTCAAGGTCGCCGACCACGCTCTCCTCCCGGCCATCGCGCAGATGGGAGAGGATGCCATCCTCCTCGCGGACGGATTCTCGTGCCGGACGCAGGCGAGCCAGCTCGCCGGGGCATCGGCAGTCACCCTCGCCGAACTGCTCGACCCTCGCCGCGCGTGA
- a CDS encoding carbohydrate ABC transporter permease translates to MWFFILPAVIPYALFVLVPSMQGVWLSFTDWNLLDPVATFIGAENYVAFLDDPDAMRAFGNTVFLVVSTVVLENAIGLGLALGIHSKIKSRAVLRLIFFAPVIIVTVVIGFLWRFILLENGPFNQILEAVGLGAFAQSWLGNPETALGAIAVMTVWQFSGYTMVIYLANLQEVPAEQLEAASLDGAGASRRFWYVVRPLLGPSITVNVVLSTIRGLMIFDIIWVTTQGGPANLTNSLSTLIYRNAFQFQEFGYSLSIAVALSALVAIASMFQYGVLTRKKK, encoded by the coding sequence ATGTGGTTCTTCATCCTGCCAGCAGTCATTCCCTACGCGCTCTTCGTCCTCGTTCCATCGATGCAGGGGGTGTGGCTGTCCTTCACCGACTGGAATCTGCTCGATCCGGTCGCGACCTTCATCGGTGCCGAGAACTACGTCGCATTCCTCGACGATCCCGACGCGATGCGGGCATTCGGCAACACGGTCTTCCTCGTGGTGTCGACGGTGGTGCTCGAGAACGCCATCGGCCTCGGGCTCGCACTCGGCATCCACAGCAAGATCAAGAGCCGCGCGGTCCTGCGCCTCATCTTCTTCGCACCGGTCATCATCGTCACGGTCGTGATCGGATTCCTGTGGCGATTCATCCTGCTCGAGAACGGCCCCTTCAATCAGATCCTGGAAGCAGTCGGGCTGGGCGCATTCGCGCAGTCCTGGCTCGGGAATCCCGAGACGGCGCTCGGGGCGATCGCGGTGATGACCGTGTGGCAGTTCTCCGGCTACACGATGGTCATCTACCTCGCGAACCTCCAGGAGGTGCCCGCCGAGCAGCTCGAGGCGGCGTCGCTCGACGGGGCGGGAGCATCTCGGAGATTCTGGTACGTGGTCCGGCCGCTTCTCGGCCCGTCGATCACCGTCAACGTCGTGCTGTCGACGATTCGCGGCCTCATGATCTTCGACATCATCTGGGTCACGACCCAGGGGGGACCGGCAAATCTGACGAACTCCCTGTCGACTCTGATCTACCGCAACGCGTTCCAGTTCCAGGAGTTCGGATACAGCCTGAGCATCGCGGTGGCCCTGTCCGCGCTCGTCGCGATCGCCTCCATGTTCCAGTACGGCGTCCTCACGCGGAAGAAGAAGTAG